From Humibacter ginsenosidimutans, a single genomic window includes:
- a CDS encoding glucose-6-phosphate dehydrogenase — MAEAVRTLIILGATGDLTSRLLLPALGQLLTREPQRRLELVGVGTSDWTTAHWRSVVRKSFATVKASGDSVDDLLSSTRFTSADVTKPDALKELLGAAEGTPALYFALPPAVTKDVCAALAQIELPEDLRLALEKPFGTDKRSAAALNRRLTALVPEDHVHRIDHFLGNSTVQNLFGLRFANRIFEPLWSTEHVERVDIVFDEQLGLEGRAGYYDHAGALVDMIQSHLLQVMAVVAMEPPSTMSAADLRDAKELVLRATKVWDDDAVAASHRGRYTSGTIDGRTLPDYVDEQGVDPAQGTETLAQVTFAVGNWRWSGVPFTLRSGKAIGTLRHEIVLTFRQAHHVPTGLRGVAHPSQLRIKLGPDEMVLEVNTNGPGNPRYLSRSELHADFGPGSLLAYGEVLAGVLDGDPALSVRGDTAEECWRIVAPVLKAWRDGDVPLDDYAAGSEGPADWSVIP, encoded by the coding sequence ATGGCTGAGGCTGTACGGACTTTGATCATCCTGGGGGCGACCGGTGATCTCACCTCTCGTCTTCTGCTTCCGGCGTTGGGGCAGCTGCTGACACGTGAACCGCAGCGGCGTCTCGAGCTGGTGGGCGTCGGCACCTCCGACTGGACCACGGCGCACTGGCGTAGCGTCGTGCGCAAGTCGTTCGCGACGGTGAAGGCATCCGGTGACTCCGTCGACGACCTGCTCTCCTCGACACGCTTCACGTCGGCCGACGTCACGAAACCCGACGCCCTGAAAGAGCTGCTCGGGGCAGCGGAGGGCACTCCAGCCCTGTACTTCGCCCTGCCGCCGGCGGTGACGAAGGATGTCTGCGCAGCCCTCGCGCAGATCGAGCTGCCGGAAGACCTGCGGCTCGCCCTCGAGAAGCCGTTCGGCACGGACAAGCGCAGCGCTGCGGCACTGAATCGCAGACTCACCGCGCTCGTGCCCGAGGATCACGTGCACCGCATCGACCATTTCCTCGGCAACTCGACGGTGCAGAACCTCTTCGGGCTCCGCTTCGCGAACCGCATCTTCGAGCCGCTCTGGAGCACGGAACACGTCGAGCGCGTCGACATCGTCTTCGACGAGCAGCTGGGCCTGGAGGGCCGAGCGGGCTACTACGACCACGCCGGAGCCCTTGTCGACATGATCCAGAGCCATCTCCTGCAGGTGATGGCGGTCGTGGCGATGGAGCCGCCGTCGACCATGAGCGCCGCCGATCTGCGCGACGCCAAGGAACTCGTGCTCCGTGCCACCAAGGTGTGGGACGACGACGCGGTGGCTGCGAGCCATCGCGGCAGGTATACGAGCGGCACGATCGACGGCCGCACGCTGCCCGACTACGTCGACGAGCAGGGCGTCGACCCGGCGCAGGGCACGGAGACCCTCGCCCAGGTGACGTTCGCCGTCGGCAACTGGCGCTGGTCCGGCGTGCCCTTCACTCTGCGGTCGGGAAAGGCGATCGGCACGCTGCGGCACGAGATCGTGCTGACCTTCCGGCAGGCGCACCACGTTCCGACGGGGCTGCGCGGGGTCGCGCATCCCTCGCAGCTGCGCATCAAGCTCGGGCCTGACGAGATGGTGCTCGAGGTCAACACGAACGGACCGGGCAACCCGCGCTACCTCTCGCGCAGCGAGCTGCACGCCGACTTCGGGCCGGGCAGCCTGCTCGCCTATGGCGAGGTTCTCGCCGGAGTCCTCGACGGCGACCCCGCCCTCTCGGTGCGCGGCGACACGGCAGAGGAATGCTGGCGCATCGTCGCGCCGGTGCTGAAGGCGTGGCGTGACGGCGACGTACCGCTCGACGACTACGCCGCGGGCTCGGAAGGGCCCGCGGACTGGTCGGTCATCCCCTGA
- a CDS encoding chitinase, whose product MKRVIVIVSSLAVIAVCVVIGVVLIARIAGTGAFAGEPDPRQAESGSSVAVRDGAPLAPHFAAPYVDVASSGDLADLALKAHADVITVGALQTESRGSCTPYWSGDESSPVTADVHGAELNRLRKNGGELIPSFGGRDAAATHTDLADSCTDVHQIALAFENVFAVYKVHRINLDVEGESLTNRTGIDRRNKAIAETEAWGKAHDWSVSFSYTLPTTRHGLAEDALTVLSSAAKHGAVISSVDILTFDWGDGDDHDMLADTEDAASALTAQLKQTILPDASDERLWGAVGIVEMIGIDEVGAHETFTLRQAAGLVNWARGKGVQTLGFRDLQRDNGGCPGAVNQTTCSGVEQAPWAYTKAFSAFGSS is encoded by the coding sequence TTGAAGCGCGTCATCGTCATCGTGTCGTCGCTCGCCGTCATCGCCGTCTGCGTCGTGATCGGTGTCGTGCTCATCGCCCGGATCGCCGGCACCGGAGCGTTCGCGGGGGAGCCCGACCCGAGGCAGGCGGAGTCCGGCTCTTCGGTGGCGGTGCGCGACGGCGCCCCGCTCGCCCCGCACTTCGCCGCGCCGTACGTCGACGTGGCATCGTCTGGCGATCTGGCGGATCTCGCGCTGAAGGCCCACGCCGATGTCATCACCGTCGGTGCTCTGCAGACGGAATCCCGCGGCTCGTGCACCCCATATTGGTCGGGCGATGAGAGCAGCCCGGTCACCGCCGACGTGCACGGCGCAGAGCTGAACCGTCTGCGCAAGAACGGTGGCGAGCTCATCCCGTCGTTCGGCGGACGCGACGCGGCGGCGACGCACACGGACCTCGCCGACAGCTGTACAGACGTGCACCAGATCGCGTTGGCCTTCGAGAACGTGTTCGCCGTCTACAAGGTGCACCGCATCAATCTCGACGTCGAAGGGGAGTCCCTCACGAACCGCACGGGAATCGACCGTCGCAACAAGGCCATCGCGGAGACCGAGGCGTGGGGCAAAGCCCATGACTGGTCGGTGTCGTTCAGCTACACGCTGCCGACCACGCGTCACGGTCTCGCGGAGGACGCTCTGACCGTGCTCTCCTCGGCGGCGAAGCACGGTGCTGTCATCTCCTCTGTCGACATCCTCACCTTCGATTGGGGCGACGGTGATGATCACGACATGCTCGCCGACACCGAGGATGCCGCGAGCGCCCTGACGGCCCAACTGAAGCAGACGATTCTGCCGGATGCATCGGACGAGCGGCTCTGGGGCGCCGTCGGCATCGTCGAGATGATCGGCATCGACGAGGTGGGAGCGCACGAGACGTTCACCCTCCGACAGGCCGCCGGCCTCGTGAATTGGGCGCGGGGCAAGGGAGTGCAGACGCTGGGCTTCCGCGATCTGCAGCGCGACAACGGCGGATGCCCCGGAGCGGTGAACCAGACGACCTGCTCCGGCGTCGAACAGGCCCCGTGGGCGTACACGAAGGCCTTCTCGGCCTTCGGGAGTTCCTGA
- a CDS encoding helix-turn-helix transcriptional regulator — protein MTMQQQKPAPSRDSMDIVVGRNVHMLMWDRHMTQAQMGDVLGLEQSALGRKLRGKRGWSLDEVAAAAEFFGVAFAELCTPRDLNPEPTD, from the coding sequence ATGACGATGCAGCAGCAGAAGCCAGCGCCATCACGCGACTCGATGGATATCGTGGTCGGCCGCAACGTGCACATGCTCATGTGGGATCGCCACATGACGCAGGCGCAGATGGGCGATGTGCTTGGACTCGAGCAGAGCGCTCTTGGACGAAAGCTGCGTGGCAAGCGCGGCTGGTCGCTTGATGAGGTGGCGGCCGCCGCCGAATTCTTCGGCGTGGCCTTCGCTGAGTTGTGCACCCCCAGGGACTTGAACCCTGAACCCACTGATTAA
- a CDS encoding VIT1/CCC1 transporter family protein, which yields MPDAPAPYRDPHEYDHRHSDVSGGWLRAAVFGAMDGLVTNIALIAGIGAAGASRGTIILTGLAGLVAGAFSMALGEYTSVTTQNEQVDKEAAVERGAQVRNPQGEMHELSGMFQEMGMSAQTAERAAAEVHDNPERAVRVHITQELGVDPESKPSPWIAAVSSFVMFSLGAVIPLLSFLFGSSQLWLGLTVGGVGLLIAGAFAAYFTGKAWWRGAIRQLLFGAIAVAATYLVGHLLGVQAG from the coding sequence ATGCCCGATGCACCTGCGCCGTATCGCGATCCGCACGAATACGACCACCGGCATTCGGATGTCTCGGGCGGCTGGCTGCGCGCCGCCGTGTTCGGCGCGATGGACGGCCTCGTCACCAACATCGCCCTCATCGCGGGCATCGGCGCCGCCGGGGCATCGCGCGGCACGATCATCCTCACGGGGCTCGCGGGCCTCGTGGCCGGCGCGTTCTCGATGGCACTCGGCGAGTACACCTCGGTCACCACGCAGAACGAACAGGTCGACAAAGAGGCTGCGGTGGAGCGCGGTGCCCAGGTGCGCAACCCGCAGGGCGAGATGCACGAGCTCTCCGGCATGTTCCAGGAGATGGGCATGTCGGCCCAGACCGCTGAGCGGGCGGCCGCCGAGGTGCACGACAACCCGGAGCGGGCCGTGCGCGTGCACATCACGCAAGAGCTCGGCGTCGACCCCGAGTCGAAGCCGTCGCCGTGGATCGCCGCGGTCTCCTCGTTCGTGATGTTCTCGCTCGGGGCGGTGATCCCGCTGTTGTCGTTCCTCTTCGGCTCATCGCAGCTCTGGCTGGGACTCACGGTCGGCGGCGTCGGGCTGCTGATCGCGGGTGCGTTCGCCGCCTACTTCACCGGCAAGGCGTGGTGGCGCGGAGCGATCCGGCAACTGCTCTTCGGCGCCATCGCCGTTGCCGCGACGTATCTGGTCGGTCATCTGCTCGGCGTGCAGGCCGGCTGA
- a CDS encoding helix-turn-helix domain-containing protein, which produces MSVESIAIALHHSQAKGTAKIVLLGIANHDGDGGAWPSVATLARYAGVDLRNAQRAIEKLVDLGEIRVGYQMGGTARTPAHLRPNLYVFSLACPSYCDRSARHRDIRKPLFEYAPEPDALNLSTGVAVAPPGGGSATGGDGGSATRTIL; this is translated from the coding sequence ATGAGCGTCGAGTCCATCGCGATCGCCCTTCACCACTCGCAGGCGAAGGGCACTGCGAAGATCGTGCTGCTCGGTATCGCGAACCATGATGGCGACGGCGGTGCATGGCCGTCCGTCGCCACCCTGGCGCGCTACGCCGGCGTCGACCTTCGCAACGCTCAACGAGCTATCGAGAAGCTCGTCGACCTGGGTGAGATCCGTGTCGGCTATCAGATGGGCGGCACGGCTCGCACGCCCGCTCACCTGCGGCCTAACCTCTACGTCTTCAGCCTCGCCTGCCCGTCTTACTGCGACCGTTCCGCGCGGCACCGTGACATCCGCAAGCCGCTCTTCGAATACGCTCCCGAGCCCGATGCCCTCAACTTGTCCACAGGGGTGGCGGTGGCGCCACCGGGTGGCGGCAGCGCCACCGGGGGGGATGGCGGCAGCGCCACCCGAACCATCCTTTAA
- a CDS encoding helix-turn-helix domain-containing protein yields the protein MDTDTPSSAYLTPGEATKLLPVGTKTLSRLAETGQIRFIRLGERGHRRYLREDVEKIAGRAS from the coding sequence ATGGACACAGACACTCCCTCATCGGCGTACCTCACGCCAGGCGAGGCGACCAAGCTGCTGCCCGTCGGTACGAAGACCCTTAGCCGCCTCGCTGAGACGGGGCAGATCAGGTTCATTCGCCTCGGCGAACGCGGCCACCGTCGCTACCTGCGCGAAGACGTCGAGAAGATCGCAGGGCGTGCATCGTGA
- a CDS encoding glycosyl hydrolase family 18 protein, protein MKRIPVLAGVGIAAALAVFTAAAPASASPAQGPNPWLPTSPSHTVVREGLPLQPHLSAPYVDVTEVGDLADLSQASGSKYLSLAFLQTEAAGSCTPYWAGDTTKPVSADVYGSQFNRIRARGGDVIPSFGGYSADTTNTDIADSCTDVHQIALAYENVFSVYKVHRIDLDVEADSITNQAGIDRRNQAIAEVERWGAAHHWNVSFSYTLPSTPQGLAASGIAVLQSAAKYHASIADVNVMTFDYWDGATHNMLTDAETAATALTTQLKQTILPHASPRALWHTVGIVQMNGIDDYGPEETFPLDQAAPLVKWASAHGVQTMSFWALQRDNGGCPGTAGSNTCSGVAQPTWAFSKAFAAFDSWRY, encoded by the coding sequence ATGAAACGAATCCCCGTCCTCGCCGGCGTGGGGATCGCGGCCGCGCTGGCCGTGTTCACCGCGGCGGCGCCTGCGTCAGCGAGTCCCGCCCAGGGCCCGAACCCGTGGCTTCCGACCTCGCCCTCGCACACGGTCGTGCGCGAGGGTCTTCCGCTGCAGCCGCACCTGTCGGCGCCGTACGTCGATGTGACAGAGGTGGGCGACCTCGCCGACCTGTCCCAGGCATCCGGATCGAAGTACCTCAGCCTCGCCTTCCTGCAGACGGAGGCGGCGGGTTCGTGCACGCCGTACTGGGCGGGCGACACAACGAAGCCGGTCTCGGCCGACGTCTACGGTTCGCAGTTCAACCGCATCCGCGCTCGCGGCGGAGATGTCATCCCGTCGTTCGGCGGCTACTCGGCAGACACGACGAACACCGACATCGCGGACAGCTGCACCGACGTGCATCAGATCGCGCTCGCGTACGAGAACGTCTTCTCGGTCTACAAGGTGCACCGCATCGACCTCGACGTCGAGGCGGACTCGATCACCAACCAGGCGGGCATCGACCGCCGCAATCAGGCGATCGCCGAGGTCGAGCGCTGGGGTGCGGCGCACCACTGGAACGTGTCCTTCTCGTACACGCTGCCATCCACGCCGCAAGGCCTCGCGGCCTCCGGAATCGCCGTGCTGCAGTCCGCCGCGAAGTACCACGCGTCGATCGCCGACGTGAACGTGATGACATTCGACTACTGGGACGGCGCCACGCACAACATGCTGACCGACGCCGAGACCGCCGCCACGGCGCTCACCACCCAGTTGAAGCAGACGATCCTGCCGCACGCTTCCCCTCGAGCACTCTGGCACACCGTCGGCATCGTCCAGATGAACGGCATCGACGACTACGGCCCAGAGGAGACGTTCCCGCTCGACCAGGCCGCTCCGCTCGTGAAGTGGGCGTCGGCGCACGGAGTGCAGACGATGAGCTTCTGGGCGCTGCAGCGCGACAACGGCGGATGCCCCGGTACCGCCGGCTCCAACACCTGCTCGGGCGTCGCGCAGCCCACCTGGGCGTTCAGCAAGGCCTTCGCCGCATTCGACTCCTGGCGATACTGA
- a CDS encoding glycoside hydrolase family 15 protein yields the protein MALAIEDYALISDCYTGALVGRDGSIDWLCLPRYDSPSIFGSLLGTPDHGRWLVAPTDPDARVERHYRGESFILQTTWTTSTGVVEVVDVMPRNDDRADVVRRIRGVSGHVEMRVELRMRFGYATSVPWVQQMHDAKHTLQAVAGPDALVVRGVELTPTDHVHEGIFTVREGEVVDHSLTWYPSHQAVPEPITAASGIRTTEKLWNDWASTFRHRGGYSDEVLRSLLVLRALTNTDTGGVAAAATTSLPEQFGGTRNWDYRYVWLRDASQTLSALIAHGYVEEVSSWRSWLLRALAGDPADVQIMYGLGGERFLPEYELDSLPGYHGASPVRIGNGAAKQFQADVIGEVMIALHDARLAGIEENAFSWSLQRALMGRLDEVAHKRDQGIWEIRGPARSFTHSRVMVWAAYDRAVRASEEFGLEGPVQHWRDQRAALRDEIERHGYDRRRNTFTQHYETAEVDAALLQLSQVGFVAPDDPRMLGTVQAIEEDLMQHGLLLRYRSTEQLDGLPAGEHPFLACSFWLVEQYARAGQLDAANTLMHKLCGLANDVGMLSEEYSPASGRQAGNTPQALSHLALVRAADAIARAEGHGDAIVGGGSPSRRIGEPD from the coding sequence ATGGCGTTGGCGATAGAGGACTATGCACTCATCAGCGACTGTTACACGGGGGCACTCGTCGGCAGGGATGGCAGCATCGACTGGCTCTGCCTGCCTCGTTACGACTCCCCGTCGATCTTCGGGTCTCTGCTCGGCACCCCCGACCACGGGCGATGGCTGGTCGCTCCCACCGACCCCGATGCGCGGGTCGAGCGGCACTATCGTGGCGAGTCGTTCATCTTGCAGACCACCTGGACCACGTCGACCGGGGTCGTCGAGGTGGTGGACGTGATGCCGCGCAATGACGACCGCGCCGACGTCGTTCGTCGCATCAGAGGCGTCTCGGGTCACGTCGAGATGCGCGTCGAGCTGCGCATGCGGTTCGGCTATGCGACGAGCGTGCCGTGGGTGCAGCAGATGCACGACGCCAAGCACACCCTGCAGGCCGTCGCCGGACCCGACGCCCTCGTGGTGCGGGGCGTCGAACTGACCCCGACCGACCACGTGCACGAGGGCATCTTCACCGTGCGCGAAGGCGAGGTCGTCGACCACAGCCTCACCTGGTATCCGTCTCACCAGGCGGTTCCCGAGCCGATCACGGCGGCCTCTGGCATCCGCACCACCGAGAAGCTCTGGAATGATTGGGCCTCGACGTTCCGGCATCGCGGCGGCTACTCCGACGAAGTGCTCCGCTCGCTCCTGGTGCTTCGCGCGCTGACCAACACCGACACCGGCGGCGTCGCCGCCGCCGCAACCACGTCACTGCCAGAGCAGTTCGGCGGCACCCGCAACTGGGACTATCGCTACGTCTGGCTTCGGGATGCCTCGCAGACCCTGAGCGCGCTCATCGCGCACGGCTACGTCGAGGAGGTCTCGAGCTGGCGCTCGTGGCTGCTGCGGGCGCTGGCCGGCGATCCCGCCGACGTGCAGATCATGTATGGGCTCGGCGGAGAACGGTTCCTTCCGGAGTACGAGTTGGACTCGCTGCCGGGATATCACGGCGCCTCCCCCGTGCGCATCGGCAACGGAGCGGCGAAGCAGTTCCAGGCCGATGTCATCGGCGAGGTGATGATCGCGCTGCACGACGCGCGGCTGGCGGGCATCGAGGAGAACGCGTTCTCGTGGTCGCTGCAGCGCGCCCTGATGGGCAGGCTCGACGAGGTGGCGCACAAGCGCGATCAGGGCATCTGGGAGATCCGCGGGCCGGCGAGGTCGTTCACGCACTCGCGCGTGATGGTCTGGGCGGCCTACGACCGAGCCGTGCGAGCCTCCGAGGAGTTCGGCCTCGAGGGTCCCGTGCAGCACTGGAGAGACCAGCGCGCGGCGCTGCGAGACGAGATCGAGCGACACGGCTACGACAGGCGCCGCAACACGTTCACCCAGCACTACGAGACCGCCGAGGTGGATGCCGCGCTGCTGCAGCTCTCCCAGGTCGGTTTCGTGGCTCCCGACGACCCGCGCATGCTCGGCACGGTGCAGGCCATCGAGGAGGACCTGATGCAGCACGGCCTGCTGCTGCGCTACCGCTCGACGGAGCAACTCGACGGGCTGCCGGCGGGCGAGCATCCCTTTCTCGCCTGTTCGTTCTGGCTGGTCGAGCAATATGCGCGCGCCGGACAGCTGGATGCCGCGAACACCCTCATGCACAAGCTGTGCGGCCTCGCCAACGACGTGGGCATGCTCAGCGAGGAGTACTCCCCCGCTTCAGGACGCCAGGCGGGCAACACCCCGCAGGCGCTCTCCCATCTGGCGCTCGTGCGGGCGGCGGATGCCATCGCACGGGCAGAGGGACACGGCGACGCGATCGTCGGCGGCGGCAGCCCGTCGCGCCGCATCGGTGAGCCCGACTGA